The following coding sequences are from one Syntrophotaleaceae bacterium window:
- a CDS encoding TlpA disulfide reductase family protein, with product MMFSWKTVLMTAVLFLLCLGPAAAYLETGSKAPDFKAKTLTGEKVRLSDYKGKIIILKLGTTWCPDCSGMAADLLAQGKFLKENDVVVVDVFIQETEQTVAKYLKGKDFVTTYVPVLDNGQAHQAYQVYLIPRVVLIDQNFKIVHDGLRMQIESLREKISALNSTQGMAEVK from the coding sequence ATGATGTTCTCGTGGAAAACGGTCCTGATGACAGCGGTTCTGTTCCTTCTTTGCCTCGGGCCGGCAGCGGCTTATCTCGAAACTGGGTCAAAAGCTCCCGATTTCAAGGCGAAAACTCTCACTGGCGAAAAAGTACGCCTCTCGGATTACAAGGGGAAGATCATCATCCTCAAGCTTGGTACCACCTGGTGTCCGGACTGTTCCGGCATGGCAGCCGATCTCCTGGCCCAGGGGAAATTTCTCAAAGAGAACGATGTGGTCGTGGTGGACGTTTTCATCCAGGAAACCGAGCAGACTGTCGCCAAGTATCTGAAAGGCAAGGATTTCGTTACCACCTATGTTCCCGTCCTGGATAACGGCCAGGCGCATCAGGCCTACCAGGTCTACCTGATTCCCCGGGTGGTTCTCATCGACCAGAATTTCAAAATCGTCCATGACGGTCTGCGGATGCAGATAGAGTCCCTGCGGGAAAAGATCAGTGCCCTCAATTCCACCCAGGGGATGGCAGAGGTTAAATAA
- the mqnB gene encoding futalosine hydrolase encodes MIAIVAAVPLETAQLRRSLWPCEVRRCGQRELFLGVLYGHKIALLHSGIGKVNAASAVTALFENFRPKALIVIGCGGAYPDSTLEKGDLVLATEEISADEGVVTHEGFRPFSELGFPLLSDPNPRLESRFPVDQNLLNMARPFFEQVAQQEGRKMVSGSIVTVSTCSGNEQLGREIARRTAGICENMEGAAIAQVCRLYRIPFLELRGISNRVENRDLTNWDLPGAAEIAQLALRAFLQGRNLLPEETA; translated from the coding sequence ATGATCGCCATCGTTGCAGCGGTTCCCCTTGAAACGGCCCAATTACGTCGCTCCCTCTGGCCCTGTGAAGTCCGTCGGTGCGGTCAGCGGGAACTGTTTCTGGGGGTCCTGTACGGGCACAAGATCGCCCTTCTCCACAGTGGCATCGGCAAGGTGAACGCCGCCTCGGCCGTGACTGCCCTGTTTGAAAACTTCCGTCCCAAGGCCCTGATCGTGATCGGCTGCGGCGGTGCCTATCCCGACAGCACTCTGGAAAAAGGCGATCTGGTCCTGGCGACCGAAGAAATATCCGCTGACGAGGGGGTGGTCACCCATGAGGGCTTTCGACCCTTCTCCGAACTTGGCTTTCCCCTTTTGTCCGATCCCAACCCCCGTCTTGAAAGCCGCTTCCCGGTGGACCAGAACCTCCTGAACATGGCCCGGCCGTTTTTTGAACAGGTCGCTCAACAGGAGGGCCGGAAAATGGTATCGGGATCGATCGTGACCGTTTCCACCTGTTCCGGCAACGAGCAGTTGGGCCGGGAGATCGCCCGCCGCACAGCCGGTATCTGTGAAAACATGGAGGGGGCTGCCATTGCCCAGGTGTGCCGGCTCTACCGGATACCCTTCCTCGAACTGCGGGGGATTTCCAATCGGGTGGAGAATCGCGATCTGACCAACTGGGACCTGCCGGGAGCGGCGGAGATCGCCCAGCTTGCCCTGCGGGCCTTCCTGCAGGGCCGAAACCTGTTGCCCGAGGAAACCGCCTGA
- the serA gene encoding phosphoglycerate dehydrogenase — MKVLITDEISQEGLQPLLDDPRIELDIRLGLSENELHSIIGGYEAIITRSGTKVDLPLIEHGRKLKIIARAGVGIDNVDVDAASSRGILVVNAPYGNINSAAEHTMALMLTLCRNVPVANACLKNGGWQRAPFTGYELKGKTLGIVGLGKVGGRVAQRAKAFEMEVVACDPYISEKRAEDVGARLVSLEELIRCSDIISVHTPRNDETIDLIGSDHFQYMKDNVIIVNCARGEIINETAMLAAMESGKVAGAAFDVFSEEPPKSDVLKKLIDHPRMVVTPHLGANTFEAQKNVAVDVSREIINFLDDQPLDNVVNIPRFDPELMRHMKPFMNLVRQMGEFIVQLAPANPSKVLFSYNGKLASHDCTPLTVCGLSALLNGHTEHEVNLVNSQLVAREMGIVVEESRSTESDSFSNLITMTLVTSQGMRTVAGTLFEGIPKIVKMRDFMTDFRPEEHMMVISYADRPGSIGRIGTILGEAGINIGSMNLGRRSKAGEAMVVLSIDTPANSETIDTIAAAVDAHFIRSVNMRPETMAIC; from the coding sequence ATGAAGGTACTGATCACCGACGAAATTTCGCAGGAAGGGCTGCAGCCTCTGCTCGACGATCCGAGAATCGAACTGGATATCAGGCTGGGACTCTCCGAAAACGAGCTTCATTCGATCATCGGAGGCTACGAGGCTATCATCACCCGCAGCGGCACCAAGGTGGACCTGCCTCTGATCGAGCACGGCCGGAAGCTCAAGATCATCGCCCGCGCCGGGGTCGGCATCGACAATGTCGATGTCGATGCGGCCAGCAGCCGGGGCATTTTGGTGGTCAACGCTCCCTACGGCAACATCAACTCCGCCGCCGAGCATACCATGGCGTTGATGCTGACCTTGTGCCGCAACGTTCCTGTGGCGAATGCCTGCCTGAAGAACGGCGGCTGGCAGCGGGCCCCCTTTACCGGATATGAACTCAAGGGGAAGACTTTGGGGATTGTCGGGCTCGGCAAGGTCGGAGGCCGGGTGGCGCAACGGGCCAAGGCCTTTGAAATGGAAGTGGTGGCCTGCGATCCCTATATCTCGGAAAAACGGGCCGAGGACGTGGGCGCCCGCCTGGTGTCCCTGGAGGAGCTGATCCGCTGCAGCGACATCATCAGCGTCCATACCCCCCGCAACGACGAAACCATCGACCTGATCGGCAGCGACCATTTCCAGTACATGAAGGACAATGTCATCATCGTCAATTGCGCCCGCGGCGAAATCATCAACGAGACCGCCATGCTGGCGGCGATGGAGAGCGGCAAGGTGGCGGGGGCGGCCTTCGACGTTTTCAGTGAAGAGCCGCCGAAGAGCGACGTGTTGAAAAAGCTGATCGACCATCCGCGCATGGTGGTCACGCCCCACCTGGGGGCCAACACCTTTGAAGCCCAGAAGAACGTGGCAGTGGACGTCAGCCGGGAGATCATCAACTTCCTCGACGATCAGCCGCTGGACAATGTGGTCAACATTCCCCGTTTCGATCCGGAACTGATGCGCCACATGAAGCCCTTCATGAATCTGGTACGGCAGATGGGGGAATTCATCGTCCAGCTCGCTCCCGCCAATCCGAGCAAGGTCCTCTTTTCCTACAACGGCAAACTGGCGTCCCACGACTGCACGCCCCTGACCGTCTGCGGCCTTTCGGCCCTGCTCAACGGCCATACCGAGCACGAGGTCAACCTGGTCAACTCCCAGCTGGTCGCCCGGGAGATGGGAATTGTCGTCGAAGAGAGCCGCTCCACCGAATCGGATTCCTTCTCCAATCTCATCACCATGACCCTGGTGACCTCCCAGGGAATGCGGACCGTAGCCGGAACCCTCTTCGAAGGCATCCCCAAGATCGTCAAGATGCGGGATTTCATGACCGATTTCCGGCCCGAGGAACACATGATGGTGATCAGTTACGCCGACCGCCCGGGTTCCATCGGCAGGATCGGCACCATTCTCGGCGAAGCGGGCATCAACATCGGCTCGATGAATCTCGGCCGGCGTTCAAAAGCCGGTGAAGCCATGGTGGTGCTGTCCATCGACACCCCGGCAAACTCCGAAACCATCGACACCATCGCCGCCGCCGTCGATGCCCACTTCATCCGGTCGGTCAACATGCGCCCGGAGACCATGGCAATCTGTTAA
- a CDS encoding alginate export family protein: MKQFKPVLAMFIALAVATPALAFNVEWHGDLNNRFSYSTQADTSVRVSKDSEKYIGFGGVDYSLAVLPSIDFNKNENDSDFFGEIKYRMHLVASDEEQKIKGVVGFEFGSAKFGENDEAPFGGDKNNFELRWAYTDLALPFDPASRLAVGLMPVGYNDFVWTDNAAGVKWYRKEGNLAYSLGWFRDDWGNPDDAGGDKKSQYDDAYAGDVTYVFENGSALNAFVIYLDQGQEDLVGLLGGAGPQNIQDQEMWLGLSGKGKWGNLSGMATAIYLTGEAKIADEDLDRKAYLLHAQGDYKMDKFTFTLGGLYASGDDDNADGDLENFDHIDISTSILGSVVIFDNYADDNSLSQAFYVTDKGYKIIYAGVKYALNDKTDVWGKYFWHNTAEDMEYVAGESEDEIGHEFVVGASYKIMKGVSADINAGYLVAGDALDQLSSGLDADDVFRTDARIQFKF, translated from the coding sequence GTGAAACAGTTCAAACCCGTTTTGGCGATGTTTATCGCCCTGGCCGTGGCGACCCCCGCCCTGGCCTTCAATGTGGAATGGCATGGAGACCTCAACAACCGCTTCTCCTACAGCACCCAGGCCGATACTTCGGTCCGCGTTTCCAAAGATAGCGAAAAGTACATCGGCTTTGGCGGCGTCGATTACAGCCTTGCTGTATTGCCCTCTATCGATTTCAACAAGAACGAGAACGACAGCGATTTCTTCGGTGAAATCAAGTATCGCATGCACCTGGTCGCTTCCGACGAAGAGCAGAAGATCAAGGGTGTGGTCGGTTTCGAATTCGGCAGCGCCAAATTCGGTGAAAACGACGAAGCCCCCTTTGGCGGCGACAAAAACAACTTCGAGCTGCGCTGGGCCTACACGGATCTCGCCCTGCCCTTCGATCCCGCCTCCCGCCTGGCTGTTGGCCTGATGCCCGTCGGCTACAACGATTTTGTCTGGACGGATAATGCGGCCGGTGTGAAGTGGTACCGCAAGGAAGGCAATCTGGCCTACTCCCTCGGCTGGTTCCGTGATGACTGGGGCAACCCCGACGATGCAGGCGGCGACAAAAAAAGCCAGTATGACGATGCCTATGCTGGCGATGTGACCTATGTTTTCGAAAACGGCAGTGCCCTCAATGCTTTCGTGATCTATCTGGATCAGGGACAAGAAGACTTGGTGGGGCTGCTTGGCGGCGCTGGTCCTCAAAACATCCAGGATCAGGAAATGTGGCTCGGTCTGTCCGGAAAAGGAAAATGGGGCAATCTCTCCGGTATGGCTACCGCCATCTATCTCACCGGCGAAGCCAAAATCGCCGATGAAGACCTGGACCGTAAAGCTTACCTGCTTCATGCCCAGGGCGACTACAAGATGGACAAGTTCACCTTCACTCTTGGCGGCCTCTACGCCTCCGGCGATGACGACAACGCCGACGGCGACCTTGAAAACTTCGATCATATCGATATCTCCACCTCGATCCTCGGTTCTGTCGTCATTTTCGACAACTATGCCGACGACAACTCTCTCAGCCAGGCCTTTTACGTCACCGACAAGGGCTACAAGATTATCTATGCCGGCGTGAAATACGCCCTCAACGACAAGACCGATGTCTGGGGCAAGTACTTCTGGCACAATACCGCTGAAGACATGGAGTATGTTGCCGGTGAGTCCGAGGACGAGATCGGGCATGAATTCGTAGTTGGCGCCAGCTACAAGATCATGAAGGGTGTCAGCGCCGACATCAATGCCGGCTACCTGGTGGCAGGCGATGCACTGGATCAACTTTCGAGTGGCCTGGATGCCGACGACGTATTCCGCACCGACGCCCGCATCCAGTTCAAGTTCTAA
- a CDS encoding 1,4-dihydroxy-6-naphthoate synthase, which translates to MRGLSLGYSPCPNDTCIFFALVHGRIPLQDLAFQERLEDVETLNRLACSRRLDVTKISYHALGHLRSDYALLRSGGALGRGCGPLLVARHALTLPDLEQRRIAIPGRLTTATLLLQLCGRFENLLVMPFDRIMPAVRDGLADAGLIIHEGRFTYHELGLVSLLDLGQWWEETTGLPIPLGGILARRDLGPERIKRIEEAVRKSVAFALAHPGEAAAYIRRHAQELDEEVIRRHIGLYVNDYSLDLGDEGLGAVRELLKRAEERGLIPRYAGPLFAE; encoded by the coding sequence ATGCGGGGTCTGTCCCTCGGCTATTCCCCCTGCCCCAATGATACCTGCATCTTTTTTGCCCTGGTCCACGGCCGGATCCCTCTGCAGGATCTGGCTTTCCAGGAGCGGCTGGAAGATGTGGAGACCCTCAATCGTCTGGCCTGCAGCCGGCGTCTCGACGTCACCAAAATCTCCTACCATGCCCTCGGCCATCTTCGATCCGACTATGCACTGTTGCGCAGCGGAGGCGCACTGGGCCGGGGCTGTGGACCGCTGCTCGTGGCCCGTCACGCCCTGACCCTCCCTGATCTGGAGCAACGAAGGATCGCCATTCCCGGCAGGTTGACGACCGCGACCCTGCTGCTGCAGCTGTGCGGCCGATTCGAAAACCTCCTGGTGATGCCCTTCGACCGCATCATGCCCGCCGTTCGGGACGGGTTGGCGGATGCCGGGCTGATCATCCATGAGGGGCGTTTTACCTATCATGAACTGGGGCTTGTCAGCCTGCTCGATCTCGGACAGTGGTGGGAGGAAACGACCGGACTGCCGATCCCTCTGGGAGGCATCCTGGCCCGCCGTGATCTGGGTCCGGAACGGATCAAAAGGATTGAAGAAGCGGTGCGAAAGAGCGTCGCCTTCGCCCTCGCCCACCCTGGGGAAGCGGCCGCCTACATACGCCGGCACGCTCAGGAGCTGGACGAGGAGGTGATCCGCCGCCATATCGGTCTGTATGTCAACGACTATTCGCTGGATCTGGGGGACGAGGGTCTGGGTGCGGTGCGGGAGTTGCTGAAACGGGCCGAGGAACGGGGTTTGATTCCCCGATATGCGGGACCGCTGTTTGCTGAATAG